From the genome of Gallaecimonas xiamenensis 3-C-1, one region includes:
- a CDS encoding deaminase domain-containing protein produces the protein MSTISSVEFQTQGSVLLLALPGAGGVGQQVTSPGDDVLAWTDWLSGIFMLSADLHVDGFSKVMDMLKLGKNAPSPSHAYSLFAEALAQGDMEAWRLPVPNAPIFPAGADSGDGAADNSRANSGSNQSAGSGNGGGDAQSKGATADSVPPDAANSELLGDPVAPASGEELLQLVDFEIQGPMPLVLKRWYRSGLCERDVGLGHGWYCDLLRPLWQDDEHSYTLDHEGRLLRFPLLGRKEVGWQAATGHRLEHKADGRMVLSEPSGLVWVFLPHGKDQWRPDALHNNLGHRWLFYYDKKGRLSAVDLAPERRLVVSWQGQWLSSMGLKQGKKVLPLARYQHDDNGNLLAAQCQKGNEDYRYLGHLLCERHLASGYRFLLDWQGIGAGARCVRTRGEDGSDDYSFEYDTLNRQTTVTDAFGHQWLYRYDNAGRITARRGPDGGEHQWTYDTQGRLRRYRLADGRAWRYEFDRRGLPVCDWQPDGRRHRRVFNGLGICIAETLPDGRFVERKVDGIGRLLSERRPDGSQWQYHYNDAGWLQQAQCDDGRVERYGLDAKGQPLAVEKDRHLRRFAYDALGRPAGQLVHDLVTQYQYDGDKLVASHQFPENAPTQQQSRHFGYDSAGRLSRFENALGEVHRFEYDGRERPLRYIRPDGKTVHYSYDKARRLVDLVRPDGGRWQLGYDALGQVDRVAAPDGRDIRFRYDANGQIVHREQSGDWVQHLKRDAGGRVTRQNSQGKGRQPVAKQFRYDHLGRMVTAACEGRRLAWRYDSQGCMVRHDQDGHSVGFGYGHGNQLQRLSLPDGTQIAFAFEGERWCQVQVNGETVLTRSFDDSGREQNRQAGSNQQSQVFDRHDRLINRRWQGQQSHLRRYSWDAESRLEELEDSDTGETRFERDSVGQLISDGDIRFRYDEGGNRRSEQDQLGKDRLLRTENAWRRYDALGAEVELRGERDESRYFDAEGGLIAFNRDGLQLRYGYDALNRRAWRKGPDGTVSYLWQGDNLLGEQRDGRWQWFIRDPQTQEPLLTIHNGEVYFYELDWRKAPIRLWDSQGQCAWKAQSDAWGNYQCQGDIHQPLRLPGQFEDELTGLYFNRFRDYDPKTGRYLTPDPLGLKGGLNSYRYTPNPVDYIDPLGLCDESPLLDAMGEAKDGALEALAWVDEKTTLAPLAQLQSDAQAKLDDMGAEAVAKGQDWKIPLLGATSAAVAALAPTSVLDVVPGGKAGKLGKLAKAEKKVVPNTKVLTKAERLEIQQTLQTRVDDIRVELPKKLRGSGNVGVAQLDIPGLPTELKAHSRINYPTDKGADGFVHLADESDWIFKPKAVDPDNVRVGTPDAYTRQWDTEFKILNDVALRLGSNRNATGSINLFTERLTCTSCTDVIFDFKDRYPNIQLNVFAGE, from the coding sequence ATGAGTACGATCAGTTCCGTCGAATTCCAGACACAAGGCAGTGTCCTGTTGCTGGCCCTGCCGGGCGCAGGGGGCGTGGGCCAGCAGGTGACCTCGCCGGGCGATGATGTCCTGGCCTGGACAGATTGGTTGAGTGGCATTTTTATGCTCTCAGCCGATCTGCACGTGGATGGGTTCTCGAAGGTCATGGATATGTTGAAACTGGGTAAAAATGCCCCGTCACCGTCCCATGCCTATTCGCTATTCGCCGAAGCCCTGGCACAAGGGGATATGGAAGCCTGGCGTCTACCGGTCCCAAATGCCCCCATATTTCCCGCCGGGGCTGATAGTGGCGATGGCGCTGCTGATAATTCCCGCGCTAACAGCGGTTCTAACCAAAGCGCTGGTAGCGGCAATGGCGGTGGCGACGCCCAATCCAAAGGTGCCACTGCTGACAGCGTACCCCCCGACGCCGCCAATTCCGAATTGCTGGGCGATCCAGTAGCCCCAGCCAGCGGCGAAGAGTTGCTGCAATTGGTGGATTTTGAGATCCAAGGCCCCATGCCACTGGTACTGAAACGTTGGTACCGCTCCGGCCTTTGCGAGCGTGACGTGGGCCTTGGCCATGGCTGGTATTGCGACCTGTTGCGCCCCCTGTGGCAGGATGATGAGCACAGCTACACCCTGGACCATGAAGGCCGCTTGTTGCGTTTTCCACTACTGGGCCGCAAGGAAGTGGGCTGGCAGGCCGCGACGGGCCACCGTCTGGAACATAAGGCGGACGGGCGCATGGTGCTCAGTGAGCCCAGCGGCTTGGTCTGGGTTTTCCTGCCCCACGGCAAGGACCAATGGCGGCCCGACGCCCTCCACAACAATCTTGGGCATCGCTGGCTCTTCTACTACGACAAAAAAGGCCGCCTCAGCGCCGTCGACCTGGCCCCCGAACGCCGTTTGGTGGTGAGCTGGCAGGGCCAGTGGCTCAGTAGCATGGGCCTTAAGCAGGGCAAGAAAGTGCTGCCCCTGGCCCGTTATCAGCATGACGACAACGGCAACCTGCTGGCGGCACAGTGCCAGAAAGGCAATGAAGACTATCGTTATCTCGGCCACCTGCTGTGCGAGCGGCACCTGGCATCCGGCTACCGTTTCCTGTTGGACTGGCAGGGCATAGGGGCCGGCGCCCGCTGCGTGCGAACCCGAGGTGAAGATGGCTCCGACGATTATTCTTTCGAGTACGACACCCTTAACCGCCAGACCACCGTCACCGACGCCTTTGGCCACCAGTGGCTGTACCGCTATGACAACGCCGGGCGCATCACCGCCCGCCGTGGCCCGGACGGTGGTGAACATCAATGGACTTACGACACCCAGGGGCGGCTGCGCCGTTACCGCTTGGCGGACGGCCGGGCCTGGCGTTATGAGTTTGACCGCCGTGGCCTGCCGGTTTGTGATTGGCAGCCTGACGGCCGCCGCCACCGCCGGGTCTTTAACGGCCTTGGCATTTGCATCGCCGAAACCCTGCCGGATGGCCGTTTTGTGGAGCGCAAAGTCGACGGCATAGGGCGCCTTTTAAGCGAGCGCCGCCCTGACGGTAGCCAATGGCAGTATCACTACAACGACGCAGGCTGGCTGCAACAGGCCCAGTGTGACGATGGCCGGGTTGAACGCTACGGTTTGGATGCCAAAGGCCAGCCCCTGGCGGTAGAGAAAGACCGCCACCTGCGCCGCTTCGCCTACGACGCTCTGGGTCGCCCTGCTGGCCAACTGGTGCATGACTTGGTCACCCAGTATCAGTACGACGGCGACAAACTGGTGGCCAGCCACCAGTTCCCAGAGAACGCCCCTACCCAGCAACAAAGCCGGCATTTCGGCTACGACAGCGCCGGGCGCTTAAGCCGCTTTGAAAACGCCCTGGGTGAAGTGCACCGCTTCGAGTACGACGGCCGCGAACGGCCGCTGCGCTATATCCGCCCCGACGGAAAAACCGTCCACTACAGCTACGACAAGGCCCGCCGCCTGGTGGACCTGGTGCGCCCCGACGGCGGCCGCTGGCAGCTGGGCTACGACGCCCTTGGCCAGGTTGACCGGGTTGCCGCACCGGATGGCCGAGACATTCGCTTCCGCTACGACGCCAATGGCCAGATAGTGCACCGGGAGCAAAGTGGCGACTGGGTCCAGCACTTAAAACGGGATGCCGGTGGCCGGGTCACCCGCCAAAATTCCCAGGGCAAAGGCCGCCAACCGGTAGCCAAGCAATTTCGCTACGACCACCTGGGCCGTATGGTCACCGCTGCCTGTGAAGGGCGGCGCCTGGCCTGGCGCTACGACAGCCAGGGGTGCATGGTGCGCCATGACCAAGACGGCCACAGCGTCGGCTTCGGTTATGGCCATGGTAACCAGTTGCAACGCCTTAGCCTGCCGGACGGCACCCAAATCGCCTTTGCCTTTGAAGGGGAGCGTTGGTGCCAGGTGCAGGTCAACGGCGAGACGGTGCTGACTCGCAGCTTTGACGACAGTGGTCGCGAGCAAAATCGCCAGGCCGGTAGCAACCAGCAAAGCCAGGTATTTGACCGTCATGACCGGTTGATCAATCGTCGCTGGCAGGGCCAGCAAAGCCATCTGCGCCGCTACAGCTGGGACGCAGAGTCTCGCCTCGAAGAGCTGGAAGACTCCGACACCGGGGAAACCCGCTTCGAGCGTGACAGCGTCGGCCAGTTGATCAGCGACGGCGATATCCGCTTTCGCTACGACGAAGGGGGTAACCGCCGCAGCGAACAGGATCAGCTAGGTAAAGACAGGTTATTGCGCACCGAAAATGCCTGGCGCCGCTATGACGCCCTGGGCGCCGAGGTGGAGCTGCGCGGCGAGCGGGACGAATCCCGCTACTTTGACGCCGAAGGTGGCCTTATCGCCTTTAACCGTGACGGCTTGCAGCTTCGCTACGGCTACGACGCCCTTAACCGCCGGGCCTGGCGCAAAGGGCCGGACGGCACCGTGAGTTACCTCTGGCAGGGTGACAACCTCCTTGGCGAACAGCGCGATGGCCGCTGGCAGTGGTTTATCCGCGACCCGCAAACCCAAGAGCCGCTGCTGACCATCCATAACGGCGAGGTGTATTTTTACGAGCTGGACTGGCGCAAAGCCCCCATCCGCCTCTGGGACAGCCAGGGCCAGTGCGCCTGGAAAGCCCAAAGCGATGCCTGGGGTAACTACCAGTGCCAAGGGGATATCCACCAACCCCTGCGCCTGCCCGGCCAGTTTGAAGACGAACTCACCGGCCTTTATTTCAACCGCTTTCGCGATTACGACCCCAAAACCGGCCGCTACCTCACCCCCGATCCCCTGGGTTTAAAAGGCGGCCTTAATAGCTACCGCTATACCCCAAACCCCGTGGACTATATCGATCCCCTGGGGCTTTGTGACGAATCCCCGCTGCTCGATGCCATGGGCGAGGCGAAAGACGGCGCTCTAGAAGCCCTAGCCTGGGTCGATGAAAAGACAACCTTGGCACCTTTGGCGCAGCTGCAAAGCGACGCGCAGGCCAAACTGGATGACATGGGTGCAGAAGCCGTTGCTAAGGGCCAGGATTGGAAAATCCCACTCCTAGGGGCAACATCTGCCGCCGTAGCGGCCCTGGCACCAACCAGTGTCCTCGACGTTGTGCCCGGGGGCAAAGCTGGTAAGCTAGGGAAGCTCGCCAAGGCTGAGAAGAAGGTTGTTCCAAACACGAAAGTGTTGACCAAAGCTGAAAGGCTAGAGATTCAGCAAACGCTACAAACCCGAGTTGATGATATTCGTGTGGAGCTACCTAAGAAACTTCGAGGTAGCGGCAACGTGGGAGTTGCTCAGCTTGATATACCAGGATTGCCAACTGAGTTGAAGGCTCATAGCCGTATTAATTATCCTACAGATAAAGGTGCTGATGGGTTCGTGCATTTGGCTGACGAATCTGATTGGATTTTTAAACCGAAGGCGGTCGACCCCGACAATGTTAGGGTGGGTACACCAGATGCATATACAAGGCAATGGGATACTGAGTTCAAGATTTTGAATGATGTGGCTTTAAGACTTGGAAGTAATCGAAATGCAACAGGCTCTATAAACCTGTTTACAGAAAGGTTGACTTGCACCAGTTGTACAGACGTTATTTTCGACTTTAAAGATCGATACCCAAATATTCAGCTGAACGTATTTGCGGGAGAATAA
- a CDS encoding type VI secretion system Vgr family protein → MGKELQHHFLKIHTPLGQDALVLERLDVSEGVSRQFNIQVCFFANERIKDLDKLVGENVSISLGLGDKASAKERFFNGHILSISELGKAQHSKEGQRYQAIVVPRAWSATRRINSRVFQNMTSVEIAKKILGEHSQAIEESLKSFTPYSLPYCVQYQESDWDFVCRILANDGLFFFFKHAKGSHKLVIASSAKAFEPAAEKEVIYRSKAKGEAHISRWLVSSQAATAKWVDRSYNYSAPNDRVDEKTAGKPAGDKFGLQEAFYYHGEENRALASKNRSKQHLEALINSTGLVEGRSDLRSFSVGMSFGFKEHEDKIPSPNQFNIVEMTLSARVPLNADGASDAGSFQFANAFQCLPDDLDILPKRYPKPVIPGIQTATVTGKSGEEIHVDKDGRIKVLFHWDREGKNNDESSCYVRVAHPWAGTGFGVQFIPRVGDEVVVAFLNGDPDQPLVTGSVYNGTHNLPYSTDGDGKNRSGIKTHSVKGGAANFNELQFDDTKGKELVNLQAEKDMKLLIKNDQEFEIKHDRTGKVLNNDKLTVTKDQTVKIDGDQKVTVGKTITLDAGTSITLKCGGAKIEMKSSGEISIKGSVVTIKGTPIKLN, encoded by the coding sequence ATGGGCAAGGAACTGCAACATCACTTTCTTAAAATCCACACCCCCCTTGGGCAGGATGCCCTCGTGCTGGAACGTCTTGACGTCAGTGAAGGTGTCTCACGGCAATTCAACATCCAGGTGTGCTTTTTCGCTAACGAACGTATCAAAGATTTGGACAAGTTGGTCGGGGAGAACGTCTCCATCAGCTTGGGCCTGGGCGATAAGGCCAGCGCCAAAGAGCGCTTCTTCAACGGCCATATCCTCAGCATCAGTGAACTGGGCAAGGCCCAGCACAGCAAAGAAGGTCAGCGCTACCAGGCCATAGTGGTACCCCGTGCCTGGTCCGCCACCCGCCGTATCAACAGCCGGGTGTTCCAAAACATGACGTCGGTGGAGATCGCCAAGAAGATCCTGGGTGAACACAGCCAGGCCATCGAAGAGTCATTGAAATCCTTCACTCCCTACAGCCTGCCGTACTGCGTGCAGTATCAGGAATCGGACTGGGACTTTGTGTGCCGCATTCTGGCTAACGACGGCCTGTTTTTCTTCTTCAAGCACGCAAAGGGCAGCCACAAACTGGTGATCGCCAGTTCCGCCAAGGCCTTCGAGCCGGCGGCCGAGAAGGAAGTGATCTATCGCTCCAAAGCCAAGGGCGAGGCCCATATCAGCCGCTGGCTGGTCAGCAGCCAGGCCGCCACCGCCAAATGGGTGGACAGGTCCTACAACTATTCGGCTCCCAACGACAGGGTGGACGAGAAAACGGCTGGCAAACCGGCCGGGGACAAGTTCGGCCTGCAAGAAGCCTTCTATTACCACGGTGAAGAAAACCGTGCCCTGGCCAGCAAGAACCGCTCCAAGCAACACCTGGAAGCGTTGATCAACAGCACCGGCCTGGTGGAAGGGCGTTCGGACCTGCGCTCTTTCAGTGTCGGCATGAGCTTTGGCTTCAAGGAGCACGAGGACAAGATCCCCTCTCCCAATCAGTTCAATATCGTCGAAATGACATTGTCGGCCAGGGTGCCCCTCAATGCCGACGGCGCCAGTGACGCCGGTTCCTTCCAGTTTGCCAATGCCTTCCAGTGCCTGCCTGACGACTTGGATATCCTGCCCAAGCGTTATCCCAAGCCGGTGATCCCGGGCATTCAAACCGCCACCGTCACCGGTAAGAGCGGTGAAGAGATCCACGTGGACAAGGACGGGCGCATCAAGGTGCTGTTCCACTGGGACAGGGAAGGCAAGAACAACGATGAAAGCTCCTGCTATGTGCGGGTGGCCCACCCCTGGGCCGGCACCGGTTTTGGGGTGCAGTTTATTCCCCGGGTCGGTGACGAAGTGGTGGTGGCCTTCCTTAATGGCGACCCCGACCAGCCCCTGGTGACCGGGTCCGTCTACAACGGCACCCACAACCTGCCCTACAGCACCGACGGTGACGGTAAGAACCGTTCCGGTATCAAAACCCACAGCGTCAAGGGTGGAGCGGCCAATTTCAACGAGTTGCAGTTTGACGACACCAAAGGCAAAGAGCTGGTCAACCTGCAGGCCGAAAAGGACATGAAGCTGCTGATCAAGAACGATCAGGAGTTCGAGATCAAGCATGACCGTACCGGCAAGGTCCTGAACAACGACAAGCTCACCGTCACCAAAGACCAGACGGTGAAAATTGACGGAGACCAGAAAGTGACAGTCGGCAAGACCATCACCCTGGATGCCGGCACCTCCATCACCCTCAAGTGTGGCGGCGCCAAGATAGAGATGAAGAGTTCTGGTGAGATCAGCATCAAGGGCTCTGTCGTCACCATCAAAGGCACCCCGATCAAGCTCAACTGA
- a CDS encoding Hcp family type VI secretion system effector: MQANTYLNYEGIKGEATADQYKELVTVLSMDFNVHREISAYTGTAMDREASATRLGDITITKLQDKASPDFFKEATIGKGKKAVFHITKQGEKIEEIMKIELTDAMISNYSLSVAGDRPVETVTISYTEMMMTVTPTDDKNNAQAPLVYGYSGVKGQKL, encoded by the coding sequence ATGCAAGCCAATACTTACCTGAACTACGAAGGTATCAAAGGTGAAGCCACTGCAGACCAGTACAAGGAGCTGGTGACTGTGCTGTCTATGGACTTCAACGTACACCGTGAGATCTCCGCTTACACCGGTACCGCCATGGACCGTGAAGCCTCTGCTACCCGCCTGGGCGATATCACTATCACCAAGCTGCAGGACAAGGCCTCCCCTGACTTCTTCAAAGAAGCCACCATCGGTAAAGGTAAAAAAGCGGTTTTCCACATCACCAAGCAGGGTGAGAAGATCGAAGAGATCATGAAGATCGAACTGACCGACGCCATGATCTCCAACTACTCCCTGTCTGTTGCCGGTGACCGTCCGGTTGAAACCGTCACCATCTCCTACACCGAGATGATGATGACCGTTACCCCCACCGACGACAAAAACAACGCCCAGGCCCCTCTGGTCTACGGCTACAGCGGCGTCAAAGGTCAGAAGCTGTAA
- the tssH gene encoding type VI secretion system ATPase TssH gives MSSMTLKALVERMEPGCRQALEKAVGLCYQRTHHSVEVEHLFKALLDEGDGDLQAIFSHYGLSLDRLSAELNQAMESFKTGNGATPALSPRLVELLRQCWMDSSIEFGEPQIRGATLLYSLLNDAAMAAIGTRHAKELDQLDPARLLADWPSLRETLGSSQPNPARKGPMKEEALGQYCIDLTAQARAGKVDPVLGRDDEIRQMIDILTRRRQNNPILTGEAGVGKTAVVEGLAQRIAEGTVPDALKRCRLLTLDLALLQAGAGVKGEFENRLKQVIAEVKASPEPVLIFIDEAHNMIGAGGQAGQGDAANLLKPALARGELRTIAATTWAEYKKFFEKDAALARRFQVVKVEEPSEEVAIQILRGLIPILEKHHGVHITDSAARSAVVLSSRYLAGRQQPDKSVALLDTACARVAMSQASLPAALERAQARLTALETEAAILDKEQRKGFDHGKRRDELATEVAILQETVEQLSSTWQNEQELVANALSLGEQLSDSDDAALLEQLNALRSQLGARVEPLVHWQVDDQLVAEVLSDWTGIPLGRMQADEVQGILALDDRLKARVKGQDHALDDIARTVRIARANLADEKKPLGVFLLVGPSGVGKTETALTLAEQVYGSEANVTVINMSEFKEEHKVSQLLGSPPGYVGYGEGGVLTEAVRRKPYSVILLDEMEKAHPGVQDIFYQVFDKGMLRDGEGRDVDFKNTVILMTSNAATDSITDLYADELTAPDNMDKVKEAIWDDLLKIFKPAFLGRCSVLPYKPLGAPQLAEITRLQLSRVSDRIGRHHKVPFSYSDEVVDNIVDRCTEASSGARNIQQILQRQVLPQMSEQILRCLAAETPVSGIRLSVADGELTVDVEGVAV, from the coding sequence ATGTCTTCGATGACCCTCAAAGCGCTGGTCGAGCGCATGGAACCCGGTTGCCGCCAGGCCCTGGAGAAGGCCGTGGGCCTCTGTTATCAACGAACCCACCACAGCGTGGAAGTGGAGCACCTGTTCAAGGCGTTGCTGGATGAGGGCGATGGCGATCTGCAGGCCATCTTCAGCCACTATGGCCTGAGCCTGGACAGGCTGTCTGCCGAGCTCAACCAGGCGATGGAAAGCTTCAAAACCGGCAACGGCGCCACTCCGGCCCTGTCGCCGCGCCTGGTGGAACTGCTGCGCCAGTGCTGGATGGACAGTTCCATCGAGTTCGGCGAACCGCAGATCCGTGGCGCCACCTTGCTCTATAGCCTGCTTAACGATGCCGCCATGGCCGCCATCGGCACCCGTCATGCCAAGGAACTGGACCAGTTGGATCCGGCCCGGCTGCTGGCGGACTGGCCCAGCCTGCGTGAAACGCTGGGCAGCAGCCAGCCCAACCCTGCCCGCAAGGGGCCCATGAAGGAAGAGGCCCTGGGCCAGTACTGTATCGATCTCACCGCCCAGGCCAGGGCCGGCAAGGTGGACCCGGTGCTGGGTCGGGACGACGAAATTCGTCAGATGATTGACATCCTTACCCGCCGCCGTCAGAACAACCCCATCCTTACCGGCGAAGCCGGGGTGGGTAAAACGGCGGTAGTGGAAGGCCTGGCCCAACGCATTGCCGAAGGCACCGTGCCGGACGCCCTCAAGCGTTGCCGGCTGTTGACCCTGGACCTGGCCCTGCTGCAAGCCGGCGCCGGGGTTAAAGGGGAATTTGAGAATCGCCTCAAGCAGGTGATCGCCGAGGTCAAAGCCTCGCCCGAGCCTGTGCTGATCTTTATCGACGAAGCCCACAACATGATTGGCGCCGGCGGCCAGGCCGGGCAGGGCGATGCCGCCAACCTGCTGAAACCGGCTCTGGCCCGTGGCGAGCTGCGTACCATAGCCGCCACCACCTGGGCCGAATACAAGAAGTTCTTCGAAAAAGACGCTGCCCTGGCCCGCCGCTTCCAGGTCGTCAAAGTGGAAGAGCCCAGCGAGGAAGTGGCTATCCAGATCCTCCGTGGCCTTATTCCCATCCTGGAAAAGCACCATGGGGTGCATATCACCGACTCCGCCGCCCGCAGCGCCGTGGTGTTGTCCAGCCGTTACCTGGCTGGCCGCCAGCAGCCCGATAAATCCGTGGCGCTGCTGGACACCGCCTGTGCCCGAGTGGCCATGAGCCAGGCCAGCCTGCCGGCGGCCCTGGAGCGGGCCCAGGCACGGCTGACCGCCCTGGAAACCGAAGCGGCCATCCTCGACAAGGAACAACGCAAAGGCTTTGACCACGGCAAGCGCCGGGACGAACTGGCCACCGAGGTCGCCATACTTCAGGAAACCGTTGAACAGTTAAGTAGCACTTGGCAAAACGAGCAGGAACTGGTGGCCAATGCTCTGTCCCTGGGTGAGCAATTAAGCGACAGTGACGATGCCGCGCTGCTTGAGCAGCTCAATGCCCTTCGCAGCCAGTTGGGCGCCCGGGTCGAACCCCTGGTGCACTGGCAGGTGGATGACCAGTTGGTGGCCGAAGTGCTGTCCGACTGGACCGGTATCCCCCTGGGCCGGATGCAGGCCGACGAGGTTCAAGGCATCCTGGCACTGGATGACAGGCTCAAAGCGCGGGTGAAGGGGCAGGACCACGCCCTGGACGACATTGCCCGGACCGTGCGCATCGCGCGGGCCAACCTGGCCGACGAGAAGAAACCCCTGGGGGTCTTCCTGCTGGTTGGGCCCAGCGGGGTGGGCAAGACCGAAACCGCCCTTACCCTGGCGGAGCAGGTCTATGGCAGTGAAGCCAACGTGACAGTGATCAACATGTCAGAGTTCAAGGAAGAACATAAAGTGTCTCAGCTTTTGGGTTCCCCCCCGGGTTACGTGGGGTATGGCGAAGGCGGTGTTTTGACCGAAGCCGTGCGCCGCAAACCCTACAGCGTCATTCTTCTGGACGAGATGGAAAAAGCCCATCCCGGTGTCCAGGACATCTTCTATCAGGTCTTTGACAAAGGCATGCTGCGTGACGGCGAAGGCCGCGACGTTGACTTCAAAAATACCGTCATCCTGATGACCTCCAATGCGGCGACCGACAGCATCACCGATCTGTACGCCGACGAACTGACCGCTCCAGACAACATGGACAAGGTCAAGGAAGCCATCTGGGACGACCTCCTGAAAATCTTCAAACCCGCCTTCCTGGGCCGTTGCAGCGTGTTGCCATACAAACCGCTGGGCGCGCCTCAACTGGCGGAGATCACCCGCCTGCAGCTCAGCCGCGTCAGCGACCGTATCGGCCGCCATCACAAGGTGCCCTTTAGCTACAGCGACGAGGTGGTGGACAACATAGTGGATAGGTGCACCGAGGCCAGCTCTGGTGCCCGCAACATCCAACAGATACTTCAGCGGCAGGTGCTGCCGCAGATGTCGGAACAAATACTGCGCTGCCTGGCTGCCGAGACCCCCGTGTCTGGCATCAGGCTGTCTGTTGCCGATGGCGAACTGACAGTGGACGTCGAGGGCGTCGCAGTGTGA
- the tssG gene encoding type VI secretion system baseplate subunit TssG: protein MTGHRDPVDNGALYREIWRIERQIKNDKGPWHRVGEDGWPDKELVKFRARQHQGFAGQDVVRARHDRTSDGKTRAVLDVDFMSLTGARGVLPAHYSELVLQQLKAKSPALQDFLDLFNHRLLSLFYRSWARTQPAVAQEQSGQDPFSAIMQALTGVSDDSQLYYGAAMMRGPKSGSVLCQVLSDLTGVKVQHRPLQGGWAPIAPDEQSSLPTKANPMGRFACLGEAVLGSKTWVADKAMVLSFAPQSKQQAMDLLPDGRYSKTITQLSRSFAGSRVRVQCQMQTKAGYLPGTRLGVQGCLGADSFLQAVTQPDRTVTVGFTPRKG from the coding sequence ATGACCGGCCATCGCGATCCTGTGGACAACGGCGCCCTGTATCGGGAGATCTGGCGCATCGAGCGGCAGATCAAAAACGACAAAGGCCCCTGGCACAGGGTTGGGGAAGACGGCTGGCCCGATAAGGAACTGGTGAAGTTCCGTGCTCGCCAGCACCAGGGCTTTGCCGGCCAGGACGTGGTGCGGGCCCGCCATGACCGCACCAGTGACGGCAAGACCCGCGCCGTGTTGGATGTGGACTTTATGAGCCTGACCGGGGCCCGTGGCGTGCTGCCGGCCCACTACAGCGAGTTGGTGCTCCAGCAGCTCAAGGCCAAGTCGCCGGCCTTGCAGGACTTTTTGGATCTGTTCAACCACAGGCTGCTGTCCCTTTTCTACCGCAGTTGGGCCCGTACCCAGCCGGCGGTAGCCCAGGAGCAGAGCGGCCAGGATCCCTTCAGCGCCATCATGCAGGCCCTGACCGGGGTCAGCGACGACAGCCAGCTCTATTACGGCGCCGCCATGATGCGCGGCCCTAAGAGCGGCTCGGTACTGTGCCAGGTGTTGTCGGATCTGACCGGGGTCAAGGTGCAACATAGGCCTCTGCAAGGAGGCTGGGCGCCCATCGCTCCCGACGAACAAAGTAGCCTGCCCACCAAGGCCAATCCCATGGGGCGTTTTGCCTGCTTGGGGGAAGCGGTGCTGGGTAGCAAGACCTGGGTTGCGGACAAGGCCATGGTGCTGTCCTTTGCCCCCCAGTCCAAGCAGCAGGCCATGGATCTGCTGCCCGATGGCCGCTACAGCAAGACCATCACCCAGCTTAGCCGCAGCTTTGCAGGCAGCCGGGTGCGGGTGCAATGCCAGATGCAGACCAAGGCCGGCTACCTGCCCGGTACCCGCCTGGGGGTCCAGGGTTGCCTGGGCGCCGACAGTTTCTTACAAGCCGTTACCCAGCCCGACAGAACAGTGACTGTGGGCTTTACGCCAAGGAAAGGATGA